In Ochrobactrum sp. Marseille-Q0166, a single genomic region encodes these proteins:
- a CDS encoding nitroreductase gives MTHPVFEFLAQRSSTPISAISEPAPHGEELDSLLKVAARVPDHGRLTPWRFILYRGDIRFHVGEYLAKRAEEREGPLPESRKEQEKARFARAPLVIGVISSPVAHERIPEWEQFLSAGAVAMNLCIAANALGYATNWITNWYSDDAPARTYLGLAPEERVAGFIHIGTAANKMPERPRADMDKIVSDYTGPWAS, from the coding sequence GTGACGCATCCGGTCTTTGAGTTTCTGGCGCAGCGCAGTTCTACACCGATTTCCGCAATTTCCGAACCTGCTCCGCATGGTGAGGAACTGGATTCTTTGCTCAAAGTCGCAGCCCGTGTGCCGGATCATGGCCGTTTGACGCCATGGCGCTTTATTCTTTATCGTGGTGATATTCGTTTTCACGTTGGAGAATATTTGGCGAAACGCGCAGAAGAACGGGAAGGCCCACTGCCCGAAAGTCGCAAGGAACAGGAGAAAGCGCGTTTTGCGCGTGCGCCATTGGTTATCGGCGTTATATCTTCGCCAGTAGCGCATGAACGTATTCCGGAGTGGGAGCAGTTTCTGTCGGCCGGTGCGGTGGCTATGAACCTTTGTATTGCAGCCAACGCACTTGGATATGCAACCAACTGGATCACCAATTGGTATTCGGACGATGCGCCCGCCCGCACATATCTTGGACTTGCACCGGAAGAACGCGTTGCTGGATTTATTCATATCGGAACAGCGGCAAATAAAATGCCTGAGCGTCCGCGGGCTGATATGGATAAGATCGTTTCTGACTACACTGGGCCATGGGCGTCCTGA
- a CDS encoding bile acid:sodium symporter family protein, translated as MRFLPDKFTSMLIATILLASFLPVQGVFAEWFGIATKIAVGLLFFLHGARLSREAVVAGVTHWRLHLAVVFSTFVLFPILGVLAGWTIPGLSQSPFYLGILYLCVLPSTVQSSIAFTSMAGGNVAAAVVSASASNILGMFLTPLLVGLLFAVKGGGGISVDALESILLQLLAPFLLGQILQPWIGNFMRRHGKSLGLVDRGSILMVVYLAFSEAVVEGLWQKVSWNDLGVMIGVSILLLVIVMLVTWYGSKWLGFNHADRITIMFCGSKKSLASGAPMASAIFVGADVGSIVLPLMLFHQIQLMACAVIARKLADHKPVSSAVPSITD; from the coding sequence ATGCGTTTTCTGCCCGATAAATTCACCAGCATGTTGATTGCAACTATTCTGCTTGCGTCATTTCTACCCGTGCAGGGCGTTTTCGCTGAGTGGTTTGGGATTGCGACAAAGATCGCTGTTGGACTTTTATTCTTTTTGCATGGCGCGCGCCTGTCACGCGAAGCGGTTGTTGCAGGTGTCACGCATTGGCGGCTACATCTGGCGGTTGTTTTCTCTACCTTCGTGCTATTTCCGATTCTAGGAGTTTTAGCTGGTTGGACCATTCCGGGATTGTCTCAATCGCCGTTCTATCTTGGTATTCTCTATCTCTGCGTTCTGCCATCAACGGTACAGTCTTCAATTGCGTTTACGTCTATGGCTGGTGGCAATGTAGCAGCCGCTGTTGTTTCGGCATCAGCGTCGAATATTTTGGGAATGTTTCTGACCCCCTTGCTCGTTGGGTTGCTCTTTGCGGTCAAAGGTGGTGGCGGAATTTCTGTTGATGCGCTTGAATCGATTTTGCTGCAATTGCTCGCGCCGTTCTTGCTCGGCCAAATTCTACAGCCATGGATCGGCAATTTCATGCGCCGACATGGAAAGTCATTGGGTCTTGTCGATCGTGGTTCGATCCTCATGGTCGTCTATCTCGCGTTTAGCGAGGCTGTTGTTGAAGGCTTGTGGCAAAAAGTATCCTGGAATGATCTTGGAGTAATGATCGGCGTCAGCATCCTGCTGCTGGTTATTGTCATGCTCGTTACGTGGTATGGTAGTAAATGGCTTGGTTTTAATCATGCCGACCGGATAACCATTATGTTCTGCGGCTCCAAGAAAAGCCTAGCCAGCGGCGCGCCTATGGCTAGTGCGATCTTTGTCGGTGCTGATGTGGGAAGTATCGTACTCCCGCTTATGTTGTTCCATCAAATACAGTTAATGGCTTGTGCCGTAATTGCGCGTAAACTTGCAGACCATAAACCTGTTTCCAGCGCCGTCCCTTCGATCACAGATTAG
- the mazG gene encoding nucleoside triphosphate pyrophosphohydrolase gives MEPSRNIDRLLEIMVALRDPKTGCPWDVVQTSKSIAPYTLEEVYEVLDAIERDDIDDLREELGDLLLQVVFHSRMAEEQGSFAFGDVVEAITQKMIRRHPHVFGDDEARSAGMAKGSWNRIKAEEKAERAERRAKLGLETVEKTRYLDDIPNAFPALLRALKLQQKAAKVGFDWSHADPIFAKIAEETAELKDAIASKDKSHIQEEYGDLLFAMVNLGRHLEIDAETALIAANDKFKRRFDFIEKTLQDTGSSLEEAQLDDMEAIWGEAKKKGL, from the coding sequence ATGGAACCTTCCCGCAATATTGACCGTCTTCTGGAAATAATGGTTGCTCTTCGAGATCCAAAAACTGGGTGTCCGTGGGATGTAGTGCAGACATCAAAATCCATTGCTCCCTATACGCTTGAAGAAGTGTATGAGGTCCTCGATGCAATTGAGCGCGATGACATTGATGATCTGCGCGAAGAACTTGGTGACCTGTTGTTGCAGGTGGTTTTCCATTCCCGTATGGCAGAAGAACAGGGCAGCTTTGCCTTTGGCGATGTGGTGGAAGCCATTACACAAAAAATGATCCGCCGCCACCCGCATGTCTTTGGGGATGATGAAGCCAGAAGCGCTGGCATGGCTAAAGGTTCTTGGAACCGCATCAAGGCTGAAGAAAAAGCTGAACGCGCCGAACGACGTGCAAAACTCGGTTTGGAAACAGTTGAGAAAACCCGTTATCTTGATGACATTCCCAACGCTTTCCCTGCCCTGCTGCGCGCTTTGAAACTACAGCAGAAAGCCGCAAAGGTGGGGTTTGACTGGTCCCATGCTGACCCGATCTTCGCCAAAATTGCAGAAGAAACAGCAGAACTCAAAGATGCCATCGCTTCGAAAGACAAATCGCATATTCAGGAAGAATATGGAGACCTGCTCTTTGCGATGGTGAATCTTGGCCGCCATTTGGAAATTGATGCTGAAACAGCCTTGATTGCCGCGAATGATAAATTCAAACGTCGTTTCGATTTTATCGAAAAGACATTGCAAGACACTGGCAGCAGCCTTGAAGAGGCACAGCTTGATGACATGGAAGCTATATGGGGAGAGGCAAAGAAAAAGGGGCTTTAA
- the thrS gene encoding threonine--tRNA ligase — MMSNVSMQFPDGSVREYDAATTGVQLAESISKSLAKKAVAYAVDGTVRDLSDPLGASGAIEILTREDPRALELIRHDTAHVLAEAVQELFPGTQVTIGPVIENGFYYDFARNEPFTPDDLPVIEKKMREIIQRNKPFTKQVWSREKAKQVFADKGESYKVELVDAIPEGQDLKIYNQGEWFDLCRGPHMASTGQIGNSFKLMKVAGAYWRGDANNPMLTRIYGTAFANDADLNAYLHMLEEAEKRDHRRLGREMDLFHFQEEGPGVVFWHAKGWRMFQTLVAYMRRRLDSHGYQEVNAPQVLDKSLWETSGHWGWYRDNMFKVTVAGDDTDDDRVFALKPMNCPGHVQIFKHGLKSYRDLPIKLAEFGNVHRYEPSGALHGLMRVRGFTQDDAHVFCTEEQMATECLRINDLILSVYKDFGFKEITIKLSTRPEKRVGSDELWDRAESVMMTVLEQIKEQSEDIKTGILPGEGAFYGPKFEYTLKDAIGREWQCGTTQVDFNLPERFGAFYIDSNSEKTQPVMIHRAICGSMERFLGILIENFAGHMPLWFAPVQVVVATITSEADGYAAEVAAKLKAAGLQVVTDVRNEKINYKVREHSVQKVPVILVCGMREAEEKTVNMRRLGSRDQESMTLDEAIARLTEEATPPDLLRLRNA; from the coding sequence ATGATGTCGAATGTATCCATGCAGTTTCCTGATGGCTCGGTACGCGAGTATGATGCCGCAACAACCGGTGTCCAGTTAGCTGAATCAATCTCTAAATCACTTGCGAAGAAGGCCGTGGCTTATGCCGTAGACGGCACTGTGCGCGATCTCTCCGATCCGCTTGGTGCTTCCGGTGCAATCGAAATTCTGACCCGCGAAGACCCGCGTGCGCTGGAACTGATTCGTCATGATACGGCGCACGTTCTGGCAGAGGCTGTGCAGGAGCTCTTTCCGGGAACACAGGTCACGATCGGACCAGTAATCGAGAACGGTTTCTATTACGACTTTGCACGTAATGAGCCTTTCACGCCCGATGATCTGCCGGTTATCGAAAAGAAGATGCGCGAAATCATTCAGCGCAACAAGCCGTTCACCAAGCAGGTGTGGTCGCGGGAGAAGGCCAAGCAGGTTTTTGCCGATAAGGGCGAGAGCTACAAGGTCGAACTCGTCGATGCGATCCCGGAAGGTCAGGATCTGAAAATCTACAATCAGGGGGAGTGGTTCGATCTTTGCCGTGGTCCGCATATGGCGTCCACAGGCCAGATCGGCAATTCATTCAAGCTGATGAAGGTTGCTGGTGCTTACTGGCGCGGCGATGCCAACAACCCGATGCTCACCCGCATCTACGGTACGGCATTTGCCAATGATGCTGATCTCAACGCCTATCTTCATATGCTTGAAGAAGCTGAGAAGCGCGATCACCGCCGTTTGGGCCGCGAAATGGACCTGTTTCATTTCCAGGAAGAGGGGCCGGGCGTTGTGTTCTGGCATGCCAAAGGTTGGCGCATGTTCCAGACGCTGGTCGCCTATATGCGCCGTCGTCTGGATAGCCACGGCTATCAGGAAGTCAACGCGCCCCAAGTGTTGGATAAATCCCTTTGGGAAACTTCCGGTCACTGGGGCTGGTATCGTGACAACATGTTCAAGGTGACTGTCGCCGGTGACGATACCGACGACGACCGCGTGTTCGCATTGAAGCCGATGAACTGTCCGGGTCATGTTCAGATATTTAAGCATGGTCTTAAGTCTTACCGCGATCTACCTATAAAGCTTGCAGAATTTGGCAATGTGCATCGCTACGAACCGTCAGGCGCATTGCATGGTCTGATGCGCGTGCGTGGCTTCACGCAGGACGATGCGCATGTGTTCTGCACTGAAGAGCAGATGGCGACTGAATGCCTTCGTATCAATGATCTTATTCTGTCGGTCTATAAGGATTTCGGCTTTAAAGAGATCACGATCAAGCTTTCAACCCGCCCGGAAAAGCGCGTTGGCTCGGATGAATTGTGGGATCGCGCTGAAAGCGTGATGATGACAGTTCTCGAGCAGATCAAGGAACAGTCAGAAGACATCAAGACTGGTATTCTGCCGGGCGAAGGTGCGTTCTACGGTCCTAAGTTCGAATATACGCTCAAAGATGCTATCGGTCGCGAATGGCAGTGCGGAACGACGCAGGTTGACTTCAATCTGCCAGAGCGTTTTGGCGCATTCTACATCGACAGCAATTCTGAAAAAACGCAGCCAGTGATGATTCATCGCGCCATCTGCGGTTCGATGGAACGCTTCCTTGGCATTCTGATCGAAAACTTCGCCGGTCACATGCCACTGTGGTTTGCACCGGTTCAGGTTGTTGTTGCGACGATTACCTCGGAGGCTGACGGCTATGCCGCTGAAGTTGCTGCAAAGCTTAAGGCCGCTGGTCTTCAGGTTGTAACGGACGTTCGCAATGAGAAGATCAACTATAAGGTTCGCGAACATTCGGTTCAGAAAGTTCCGGTCATTCTCGTCTGCGGGATGCGTGAAGCGGAAGAAAAGACGGTCAATATGCGCCGTCTTGGTTCACGCGATCAGGAATCGATGACGCTGGATGAGGCGATTGCCCGCCTAACAGAAGAGGCTACGCCGCCAGATTTGCTGCGACTGCGCAATGCATAA
- the yidD gene encoding membrane protein insertion efficiency factor YidD, giving the protein MCGCGKNHSVDVAPHRKRQTRNFTDPWRKTPGRLLGTSLIRFYQLTFSSFIGNSCRHMPTCSEYTYESVARYGLWNGSWMGLFRIMRCGPMGTHGFDPVPRKLSAYYRWYLPWRYWRVSSTKS; this is encoded by the coding sequence ATGTGTGGTTGCGGGAAAAATCATTCGGTTGATGTTGCCCCTCACCGGAAGCGGCAAACCCGAAACTTTACTGATCCGTGGCGAAAAACCCCGGGCAGATTACTCGGCACAAGCTTGATAAGGTTTTATCAGCTGACGTTCTCATCATTTATCGGTAATTCCTGCCGGCATATGCCGACTTGTTCTGAATATACCTACGAATCTGTAGCGCGTTATGGATTGTGGAATGGTAGCTGGATGGGGCTATTCAGAATCATGCGCTGCGGCCCCATGGGGACACATGGTTTTGATCCGGTTCCGCGCAAATTGTCTGCTTATTATCGTTGGTATTTGCCGTGGCGCTATTGGCGTGTGTCATCGACAAAAAGCTAG
- the galE gene encoding UDP-glucose 4-epimerase GalE, whose protein sequence is MTILVTGGAGYIGSHTCVQLIEAGHDVVVVDNFDNSNPEALHRIEKITGRAPIREAGDIRDRAFLEQVIKHHKCTAVIHFAGLKAVGESCEKPLHYYDCNVLGTLRLLQAMESTGVKTLVFSSSATVYGDPEKLPITEDQPLSATNPYGRTKLIIEDMLRDLYNSDNSWKIAILRYFNPVGAHESGLIGEDPKGIPNNLMPIIAQVAKGRREKLNVWGNDYDTPDGTGVRDYIHVVDLAAGHLKALKKLDEPKCFSVNLGTGQGYSVLDVIKAFEHVSNRRIKYEIAPRRPGDVAECYADPAFARDFLGWTAEKDLREMCQDMWNWQSKNPNGYE, encoded by the coding sequence ATGACGATTCTTGTGACAGGTGGTGCCGGATATATCGGCTCGCATACGTGTGTGCAGCTAATTGAGGCGGGGCACGACGTTGTGGTGGTTGATAATTTCGATAACAGCAATCCAGAGGCGCTTCATCGTATTGAAAAGATTACGGGCCGTGCGCCCATTCGCGAAGCTGGTGATATTCGCGATCGGGCTTTTTTGGAGCAGGTCATAAAGCATCATAAATGCACAGCTGTTATTCATTTTGCTGGTTTGAAAGCCGTGGGTGAATCGTGCGAAAAGCCGCTGCATTATTACGACTGTAATGTGCTGGGAACGCTGCGTCTGTTGCAGGCGATGGAATCAACCGGCGTAAAAACGCTTGTGTTCAGCTCGTCTGCCACAGTCTACGGCGACCCGGAAAAACTACCTATTACCGAAGATCAGCCGCTGTCCGCAACAAATCCCTATGGCCGGACCAAGCTGATCATCGAAGACATGCTGCGCGATCTCTATAACAGCGATAACAGCTGGAAAATCGCAATTCTGCGCTATTTTAATCCGGTTGGCGCGCACGAAAGCGGCCTGATTGGCGAAGATCCCAAAGGGATACCGAACAATCTGATGCCTATTATTGCACAGGTTGCAAAGGGGCGTCGAGAGAAGCTCAATGTCTGGGGCAATGATTACGATACACCGGATGGCACGGGTGTTCGCGACTATATCCACGTTGTTGATCTTGCTGCAGGTCATCTCAAAGCTCTTAAAAAGCTGGATGAACCAAAGTGCTTTTCCGTTAATCTCGGTACGGGGCAGGGTTATAGCGTTCTGGATGTGATCAAGGCTTTCGAGCATGTTTCAAATCGGCGAATTAAATATGAGATCGCGCCACGCCGTCCCGGCGATGTGGCCGAATGCTATGCAGATCCAGCGTTCGCACGCGATTTTCTGGGTTGGACCGCCGAGAAGGACTTGCGTGAAATGTGTCAGGACATGTGGAACTGGCAATCCAAGAACCCAAACGGATATGAATAA
- a CDS encoding D-alanyl-D-alanine carboxypeptidase, translating to MHKSSSRISLLIAGVALGASIFGATNAMANVSWVVFDADTGVVLGQEGSTVQHAPASLAKMMTLYLAFEALKTGRIHWDDEMPISKNASAKVRMKLWLKPGETISVRDAINGMIIVSANDAATVMGEYLGGSEAGFARLMTHKARNLGMKSTYFVNPSGLTGKMTQLTTARDMAVLGMSLRRDFPKEYALFSQRSFSYKGRPFNGHNNLMYRYHGVDGIKTGYTDVSGYNIVSSAIINDKHLVGAVLGAGSSRERDDRMAKLLTRFAAEDVETGTDDIVTASVQTPLPVISPLMAEKPKVDAVADIIDDKKIEQGDGGFLLNGAMSAWRVQVGATPSRSGANELQAKYLPVVSSLVPGTKGEISPSTRGRKVYRVRFSGFKDSDAAEKTCEKLKQQGVPCLAIRN from the coding sequence ATGCATAAATCGTCGTCCCGCATATCCCTGCTGATTGCCGGTGTTGCGCTTGGTGCCAGCATCTTCGGTGCTACCAACGCCATGGCAAATGTTTCATGGGTTGTGTTTGATGCCGATACTGGCGTTGTTCTGGGGCAGGAAGGCTCCACCGTTCAGCATGCACCTGCATCGCTTGCCAAGATGATGACGCTTTATCTGGCTTTTGAAGCTTTGAAGACGGGTCGTATTCATTGGGACGATGAAATGCCCATCTCCAAAAATGCTTCCGCGAAAGTCCGCATGAAGCTTTGGCTCAAGCCAGGCGAGACCATTTCCGTCCGTGATGCAATCAATGGCATGATCATTGTATCGGCCAATGATGCGGCAACGGTTATGGGAGAGTATCTTGGTGGTTCAGAAGCGGGCTTCGCACGTCTGATGACGCACAAAGCCCGAAATCTTGGCATGAAAAGCACCTATTTTGTCAATCCATCGGGATTAACAGGCAAAATGACACAGCTGACGACTGCCCGCGATATGGCGGTGCTTGGCATGTCGCTGCGGCGCGACTTTCCAAAAGAGTATGCGCTGTTTTCGCAGCGTTCTTTCAGCTACAAAGGTCGTCCGTTCAACGGTCACAACAATCTGATGTACCGCTATCATGGTGTTGATGGAATCAAGACCGGCTACACAGATGTTTCCGGTTATAACATCGTTTCGTCAGCTATTATCAATGACAAGCATCTGGTCGGTGCCGTGTTGGGGGCCGGCTCATCGCGTGAGCGCGACGATCGCATGGCCAAATTGCTAACCCGCTTTGCTGCCGAAGACGTCGAAACAGGCACCGACGATATTGTTACAGCTTCGGTCCAGACACCTTTGCCGGTGATCTCTCCACTTATGGCTGAAAAGCCAAAAGTTGATGCCGTTGCTGATATAATCGATGATAAAAAAATAGAGCAGGGTGATGGCGGCTTCCTGTTGAATGGCGCAATGTCTGCTTGGCGCGTTCAGGTTGGAGCGACTCCATCGCGTTCAGGTGCTAATGAGTTACAGGCCAAGTATCTGCCCGTCGTGAGCAGTCTGGTTCCGGGCACCAAGGGCGAGATTTCGCCTTCCACCCGAGGTCGGAAAGTCTATCGTGTCCGCTTCAGTGGCTTCAAGGATTCGGATGCTGCTGAAAAGACTTGTGAGAAGCTCAAGCAGCAGGGCGTTCCCTGTCTAGCTATCCGTAACTGA
- a CDS encoding flavin reductase family protein has product MFYEPSSGHNLPHNPLKAIIAPRPIGWIGTRSKDGALNLSPYSFFNMICDTPPMIMFSSSGFKDSVSFIEETGEFTASLVSDHLREQMNASSVNAPRGVSEFEYAGLNVGQSKLIAAPYVKEAYAALECVAVEIRRLQDKEGRPTDNYMVIGEVVGVHIDEAVLTDGLFDIRKAKPVTRLGYMDYATTQDVYQMFRPKWEDKT; this is encoded by the coding sequence ATGTTTTATGAGCCATCATCTGGTCATAATCTTCCGCACAATCCATTGAAGGCAATTATTGCTCCGCGTCCCATTGGATGGATTGGTACGCGATCCAAAGATGGCGCATTAAATCTTTCGCCTTATTCTTTCTTCAATATGATATGCGACACCCCACCGATGATCATGTTTTCATCGAGCGGATTCAAAGATAGCGTTTCATTCATTGAAGAAACGGGCGAGTTTACCGCTAGCCTGGTGAGTGATCATCTCAGAGAGCAGATGAATGCTTCTTCCGTTAATGCGCCGCGCGGTGTGAGCGAGTTTGAATATGCTGGCCTGAACGTTGGCCAGAGCAAGCTCATAGCCGCGCCTTATGTGAAAGAAGCCTATGCGGCACTTGAATGCGTGGCTGTCGAGATCAGGCGTTTACAGGACAAAGAGGGCAGGCCGACCGACAATTACATGGTTATCGGCGAAGTTGTCGGTGTTCACATCGATGAAGCCGTGCTGACCGACGGTCTATTCGATATAAGAAAAGCCAAGCCGGTGACCCGACTTGGCTATATGGATTATGCGACGACACAAGACGTCTATCAGATGTTTCGTCCGAAATGGGAAGATAAGACTTGA
- a CDS encoding iron-sulfur cluster assembly scaffold protein, translated as MIDEVYNKRILEFAGNIERLGRIADPDAVATVHSKLCGSTVTVYLKMADGVVSDFAHEVKACALGQASSSVMARNVVGCSSQELRSVRDEMYRMLKENGPVPDGHFEDLKYFEPVREYKARHASTLLTFDAVVDCIEQIEKKVQVA; from the coding sequence ATGATTGATGAAGTCTATAACAAACGAATCCTCGAATTTGCAGGAAATATCGAACGGTTGGGGCGCATAGCGGATCCCGATGCCGTAGCGACCGTACACTCAAAATTGTGCGGGTCCACCGTCACTGTTTACCTTAAAATGGCCGATGGTGTCGTTAGCGATTTCGCACATGAGGTCAAAGCCTGTGCTCTGGGGCAGGCGTCTTCGTCTGTTATGGCGCGAAATGTCGTTGGCTGTTCATCGCAAGAGTTGCGATCCGTACGCGATGAAATGTATCGGATGCTTAAAGAAAATGGTCCTGTACCGGATGGGCATTTTGAAGATTTAAAATATTTTGAGCCTGTACGAGAATACAAAGCTCGTCATGCCTCGACGCTTCTGACATTCGATGCAGTTGTCGATTGTATTGAGCAAATCGAAAAAAAGGTGCAGGTCGCCTGA